In one Niallia taxi genomic region, the following are encoded:
- the ffh gene encoding signal recognition particle protein: protein MAFEGLADRLQNTIQKIRGKGKVNEADVKEMMREVRLALLEADVNFKVVKEFVKKVSERAVGQEVMKSLTPGQQVIKVVKEELTELMGGEQSKIAVSNRPPTVIMMVGLQGAGKTTTTGKLANLLRKKHNRKPLLVAADIYRPAAIKQLETLGKQLDFPVFSLGDQVSPVEIAKQAIAKAKEDHHDYVLIDTAGRLHVDEALMDELKQIKELSNPDEIFLVVDAMTGQDAVNVASSFNEQLGLTGVVLTKLDGDTRGGAALSIRSVTQTPIKFVGLGEKMDALEAFHPERMASRILGMGDVLSLIEKAQMNVDEEKAKELEMKMKTASFTLDDFLEQLGQVRNMGPLDELLKMMPGANKIKGLDNLQVDEKQISHVEAIIRSMTKAEKEHPEIINSSRRKRIAKGSGRTVPEVNRLLKQFEDMKKMMKQMTGMTQKGKKKGKFKLPFNPF from the coding sequence ATGGCATTTGAAGGTTTAGCTGACCGACTGCAGAATACGATCCAGAAGATCCGCGGAAAAGGGAAAGTAAATGAAGCGGATGTTAAGGAAATGATGCGTGAAGTCCGACTTGCATTGCTTGAGGCGGATGTTAACTTTAAGGTAGTCAAGGAGTTTGTTAAAAAAGTCAGTGAGCGTGCTGTTGGACAAGAGGTTATGAAAAGTCTAACCCCAGGTCAACAGGTCATTAAGGTTGTTAAAGAAGAGCTTACGGAGCTGATGGGTGGAGAACAAAGTAAAATTGCTGTATCCAACCGTCCGCCGACTGTCATTATGATGGTTGGTTTGCAAGGTGCCGGTAAGACGACGACAACTGGAAAATTGGCTAATTTGCTGCGTAAAAAGCATAATAGAAAGCCGTTGCTAGTTGCGGCAGACATATATCGTCCTGCTGCTATTAAACAGCTGGAAACACTTGGTAAACAGCTCGATTTTCCTGTTTTTTCACTTGGAGATCAAGTCAGCCCTGTTGAGATTGCGAAACAGGCTATTGCAAAAGCGAAGGAAGACCATCATGATTATGTTTTGATTGATACTGCAGGTCGACTGCATGTTGATGAAGCATTGATGGACGAGTTGAAGCAAATTAAAGAGCTTTCTAATCCGGATGAAATATTCCTTGTTGTGGATGCGATGACAGGTCAGGATGCAGTCAATGTAGCAAGCAGCTTTAACGAGCAGCTTGGTCTGACAGGTGTCGTATTAACGAAGCTAGATGGTGACACTCGAGGCGGTGCGGCATTATCTATTCGTTCTGTTACGCAAACACCGATTAAATTTGTCGGTTTGGGTGAAAAGATGGATGCACTTGAGGCATTCCATCCAGAGCGTATGGCGTCACGTATTCTTGGAATGGGTGATGTGCTAAGTCTTATCGAAAAAGCACAAATGAATGTCGATGAAGAAAAGGCAAAAGAGCTGGAAATGAAAATGAAAACAGCTTCCTTTACTTTAGATGACTTCTTAGAACAGCTTGGGCAAGTACGCAACATGGGGCCGCTTGATGAGCTGCTGAAAATGATGCCAGGAGCTAACAAAATCAAGGGCTTGGATAATCTCCAAGTGGATGAGAAGCAAATCAGCCATGTGGAAGCAATTATTCGCTCCATGACAAAGGCAGAGAAAGAACACCCTGAAATTATCAACTCAAGCAGACGTAAGCGTATTGCTAAAGGGAGCGGCAGAACGGTTCCTGAAGTGAATAGGCTGTTGAAACAGTTTGAGGACATGAAAAAAATGATGAAACAAATGACGGGTATGACCCAAAAAGGCAAGAAAAAAGGCAAGTTTAAATTACCATTTAACCCTTTTTAA
- a CDS encoding putative DNA-binding protein: protein MLEKTTRMNYLFDFYQSLLTPKQRSYMSLYYLDDYSLGEIADEYDVSRQAVYDNIKRTEAMLEEYENKLLLLQKFQERNTLFIHIKELLKDDTPSVSALLEAVCELEKLD from the coding sequence ATGCTTGAAAAAACAACACGAATGAATTATCTGTTTGATTTCTATCAGTCGTTGTTGACACCGAAGCAACGAAGTTACATGTCTCTTTATTATTTAGATGATTATTCTCTTGGTGAAATTGCGGATGAGTATGACGTTAGTCGTCAAGCTGTTTATGATAATATTAAACGGACGGAAGCGATGCTGGAGGAATATGAAAATAAATTACTCTTACTTCAAAAGTTTCAAGAGCGTAATACTCTTTTTATACATATAAAAGAGTTATTAAAGGATGATACTCCTTCGGTTTCAGCATTGCTGGAAGCAGTTTGCGAGCTGGAGAAATTAGATTAA
- a CDS encoding DUF4064 domain-containing protein, translating into MSLNLRAPRILGIVSFVLMLIGFFLSILLYTQIDSFTPLRDAMIETVNSDPTLQESIGLTNESATAEEVTDEAMALLKNSLLIPVIYSVIACAATLFSIIMMNRMPRTSGVLFIIIGVISLLSIIIPILLITAGVMILNRSSKYNKEAGIPA; encoded by the coding sequence ATGAGTCTTAATTTGCGAGCGCCAAGAATTTTAGGCATTGTGTCCTTTGTGTTAATGTTAATTGGTTTTTTCCTATCCATTTTGCTTTATACACAAATAGATAGCTTTACTCCATTACGAGATGCAATGATAGAAACGGTTAATTCGGATCCTACTTTGCAAGAAAGTATCGGACTAACAAACGAGTCAGCTACTGCAGAGGAAGTTACGGATGAGGCGATGGCATTGTTAAAAAATAGTTTACTAATTCCTGTCATCTATTCTGTAATTGCGTGTGCAGCTACTTTATTTAGCATAATTATGATGAACAGAATGCCTCGTACAAGCGGTGTACTTTTCATTATCATCGGAGTAATTTCCCTTCTCTCTATCATTATTCCAATCCTGTTAATTACAGCAGGTGTAATGATCCTAAACAGATCGTCTAAATATAATAAGGAAGCGGGTATACCCGCTTAA
- the ftsY gene encoding signal recognition particle-docking protein FtsY: MSFFKKLKEKMSLQTNTVTEKFKDGLAKTRSNFSDKVNDLVSRYRKVDEDFFEELEEILIGADVGFETVMELIDELKSEVKKRNIQDPREVQAVISEKLVAIYQGGEEETSAINVQQDGLTVILFVGVNGVGKTTTIGKLAHRYKAEGKKVVLAAGDTFRAGAIEQLEVWGERAGVDVIKQGAGSDPAAVMYDAVQAAKSRNADILLCDTAGRLQNKVNLMNELEKVKRVIEREVPGAPHEVLLVLDATTGQNALIQAKTFKEATNVSGLVLTKLDGTAKGGIVLAIRKELQIPVKLVGLGEKMDDLQNFDAEKYVYGLFSNLVEAEEE; encoded by the coding sequence ATGAGTTTCTTCAAAAAGCTTAAAGAAAAAATGTCCCTGCAAACAAATACTGTCACAGAAAAATTTAAAGATGGACTTGCGAAAACAAGAAGTAATTTTTCTGATAAAGTGAATGATTTAGTGTCCAGATACCGCAAAGTGGATGAGGACTTTTTTGAAGAATTAGAAGAAATCTTAATCGGTGCAGATGTTGGCTTTGAGACAGTAATGGAATTGATTGATGAGCTGAAAAGCGAAGTCAAAAAAAGAAATATTCAAGACCCAAGAGAAGTGCAAGCAGTTATCTCAGAGAAGCTTGTAGCAATTTATCAAGGTGGCGAGGAAGAAACCTCAGCTATTAATGTTCAGCAAGACGGGTTGACTGTTATCCTTTTTGTCGGGGTTAATGGTGTTGGAAAAACAACTACAATTGGTAAGCTAGCACATCGCTATAAAGCAGAGGGCAAAAAGGTTGTTCTAGCAGCAGGTGATACATTCCGTGCTGGTGCAATCGAGCAGCTTGAAGTATGGGGAGAAAGAGCCGGAGTAGATGTTATTAAACAAGGTGCCGGATCTGACCCTGCAGCTGTCATGTATGATGCTGTTCAAGCCGCTAAATCAAGAAATGCCGATATTCTTTTATGTGATACTGCTGGAAGACTTCAAAATAAAGTCAACCTAATGAATGAGTTAGAAAAAGTAAAACGCGTAATTGAAAGAGAGGTTCCTGGTGCACCACATGAAGTGCTTTTAGTGCTTGATGCAACAACAGGACAAAATGCCCTTATTCAAGCGAAGACGTTCAAAGAAGCGACTAACGTAAGCGGACTTGTGCTTACTAAGCTTGATGGCACAGCAAAAGGTGGAATTGTACTCGCAATCCGCAAAGAGCTTCAAATACCAGTTAAATTAGTCGGACTTGGTGAAAAAATGGACGACTTACAAAACTTTGACGCAGAAAAATACGTATACGGCTTATTTTCCAACTTGGTTGAAGCTGAGGAAGAATAA
- the smc gene encoding chromosome segregation protein SMC: MFLKRLDVIGFKSFADRIAVDFVPGVTAVVGPNGSGKSNITDAIRWVLGEQSAKSLRGSKMEDVIFSGSDSRKAVNFAEVTLTLENEDQFLPLDYNEVSVTRRVYRSGESEYLINKQSCRLKDIVELFMDSGLGREAFSIISQGKVEEILNSKAEERRAIFEEAAGVLKYKTRKKKAEGKLIETQENLNRVNDILHELEGQVEPLKIQSSMAKEYLDHKENLEQIEVALMVHDIEEAHQKYEAVSAQLESYKEKELNLLSTLQSKEAKMEEWKNDIAALDESINDLQQVLLLVSEELEKLEGRKEVLKERKKNAVQNRGQLEKSKEELEEKVSSLKLQKAEHLQSVNQLSLEAKQIEEELKANEKKMQLFSVNLEGKIESLKSDYIELLNEQAAAKNESSYITQQLEAQNRKTSLLDEDNEKFTSERTRINSEKARVSASLAALEKELAQSANDYKQKQQSVDEMHAKVQKTEKSLYQSYQFIQQAKSRKEMLEELEDDYAGFFQGVKEVLKARGKGLDGIHGAVAELMNVPKEYNVSIEIALGGSMQHLVVETEQHARQAISYLKKNGYGRATFLPMSIIKGKRLSDSQARSIQEHPSFIGVAADLISFDEKYQEIMGSLLGNVVITKDLKGANEMARTLQYRSRFVTLEGEIVNPGGSMTGGAVKQKSTSILTRKGELEDLKAKIFEMEKSSLKLEDQLKKGKATSQTETAALEELRIKQENIRFSLQTSKDELKEIEFDERAMNEKLSQYDRNKADYLDEQQSLKDRQQILQEKLEDFVRKIQVLEQEIAQLTEQKNQQSHSREQVGELIGEKRVAFAAKKEQLAHAVEKLSNVTSELEISEAKWKLVKEDLELLTSEMTNSHSGEEQLEDAAVNKQQEKTAAIHLIGERRAERLQLQMQLDEMDLDVKETRRIHRGIVQALKDEEVKLNRIDVELDTRLSNLREEYMMSFEGAKEEYPLTLDLEDARKKVKLIKLAMEELGTVNLGAIEEYERISERYDFLLEQKTDLEEAKDTLYLVIDEMDDEMKKRFQQTFEGIQSHFEGVFQRLFGGGHAALRLTNPDDLLNTGVDIVAQPPGKKLQNLSLLSGGERALTAIALLFAILKVRPVPFCILDEVEAALDEANVYRFSSYLKAYSDETQFIVITHRKGTMEEADVLYGVTMQESGVSRLVSVRLSETSELVAT, encoded by the coding sequence GTGTTTTTAAAACGGTTAGATGTAATCGGTTTTAAATCATTTGCTGATCGAATTGCAGTAGATTTTGTCCCAGGAGTCACCGCAGTAGTGGGACCGAATGGAAGCGGAAAAAGCAATATTACAGACGCGATACGCTGGGTGTTGGGAGAACAATCTGCCAAAAGCCTCAGAGGCAGTAAAATGGAGGATGTCATTTTTTCTGGAAGTGATTCGAGGAAAGCAGTCAACTTTGCAGAAGTGACATTAACGCTTGAAAATGAAGACCAGTTCCTGCCACTTGATTACAATGAGGTGAGCGTAACCAGACGGGTGTATCGCTCAGGGGAAAGCGAATATCTTATTAATAAGCAATCATGCAGGTTAAAGGATATCGTTGAATTGTTTATGGATTCAGGGCTGGGCAGAGAAGCATTTTCTATCATCAGCCAAGGAAAAGTGGAGGAAATCCTCAACAGTAAAGCAGAGGAACGCCGTGCCATCTTCGAGGAAGCAGCAGGTGTGCTTAAATACAAAACACGCAAAAAGAAGGCAGAAGGCAAGCTTATTGAAACACAGGAAAACTTGAACAGAGTCAATGATATTCTCCATGAACTGGAAGGTCAGGTAGAGCCGCTGAAAATTCAGAGTTCTATGGCCAAGGAATATCTTGATCACAAGGAAAACCTTGAACAAATTGAAGTTGCCCTGATGGTTCATGATATAGAGGAAGCACATCAGAAATATGAGGCAGTTTCCGCTCAGCTGGAAAGCTATAAGGAAAAGGAGCTTAATCTCCTCTCTACGCTGCAAAGCAAGGAAGCAAAAATGGAGGAATGGAAGAACGATATAGCTGCATTGGATGAATCCATCAACGATCTCCAGCAAGTGCTTTTGCTAGTTAGTGAAGAGCTTGAAAAGCTTGAGGGCAGAAAAGAAGTACTGAAAGAACGCAAGAAAAATGCAGTGCAAAACAGAGGTCAGCTCGAAAAAAGCAAGGAAGAGCTTGAAGAAAAAGTGTCATCTTTAAAGCTGCAAAAAGCGGAGCATCTTCAATCAGTTAATCAGTTAAGTCTTGAAGCAAAACAGATTGAAGAAGAGCTAAAGGCTAATGAAAAGAAAATGCAGCTCTTTAGTGTTAATCTTGAAGGAAAAATCGAATCACTAAAAAGTGATTATATTGAGCTTTTAAATGAGCAGGCTGCCGCAAAAAACGAAAGCAGCTATATCACGCAACAGCTCGAGGCGCAAAACAGAAAAACGTCTCTTCTTGATGAAGATAATGAAAAATTCACTTCAGAAAGAACGCGGATAAATTCGGAAAAAGCACGCGTTTCCGCAAGCCTAGCAGCATTAGAAAAAGAGCTTGCACAATCGGCAAATGACTACAAGCAAAAACAGCAATCAGTTGATGAAATGCATGCGAAAGTGCAAAAAACCGAAAAATCGTTATACCAGTCCTACCAATTCATTCAGCAGGCAAAATCGAGAAAAGAGATGCTTGAAGAGCTTGAGGACGACTATGCTGGCTTCTTCCAAGGTGTTAAAGAGGTTTTGAAGGCAAGAGGCAAAGGACTTGACGGCATACATGGTGCTGTCGCTGAATTGATGAATGTGCCAAAGGAATATAACGTGAGTATTGAAATTGCTCTTGGAGGGAGCATGCAGCATCTAGTTGTCGAAACAGAGCAGCATGCACGCCAGGCAATTTCCTATTTGAAAAAGAACGGCTACGGCAGAGCGACATTTCTGCCAATGAGTATTATTAAAGGCAAAAGACTGTCTGATTCTCAAGCCCGTTCCATCCAAGAGCATCCTTCTTTTATAGGAGTTGCTGCAGACTTAATCTCTTTTGATGAAAAGTATCAAGAAATTATGGGAAGCTTACTTGGTAATGTCGTTATCACAAAAGACCTAAAAGGCGCCAATGAAATGGCAAGAACGCTGCAATACCGCTCAAGATTTGTAACGCTTGAAGGAGAAATTGTAAATCCTGGCGGTTCGATGACTGGTGGTGCTGTTAAACAAAAATCAACAAGCATTCTAACAAGAAAAGGCGAGCTTGAGGACTTAAAGGCAAAAATCTTTGAGATGGAGAAATCGTCACTAAAATTAGAAGACCAGTTAAAAAAAGGGAAAGCTACCTCCCAAACGGAAACGGCAGCTTTAGAAGAGTTAAGAATAAAGCAAGAGAATATCCGTTTTTCCTTGCAAACAAGTAAAGATGAACTCAAAGAAATTGAGTTTGACGAAAGAGCAATGAATGAAAAGCTGTCACAATATGACCGCAATAAGGCTGATTATCTCGATGAACAGCAGTCATTAAAAGACAGGCAGCAAATATTGCAGGAAAAGCTTGAAGACTTTGTCCGAAAAATTCAGGTGCTAGAGCAGGAAATTGCTCAATTGACAGAACAGAAAAATCAGCAGAGTCATTCGAGAGAACAGGTTGGAGAGCTGATCGGGGAAAAGCGTGTGGCATTTGCCGCAAAGAAAGAGCAATTAGCCCATGCTGTAGAGAAGCTAAGTAATGTAACTTCTGAATTAGAAATATCTGAGGCTAAATGGAAGCTTGTGAAAGAAGATTTAGAGCTGTTAACTTCTGAGATGACAAATAGCCATTCAGGGGAAGAGCAGCTTGAGGATGCTGCAGTTAACAAGCAGCAAGAAAAGACTGCTGCTATTCACCTAATTGGGGAGCGTCGTGCCGAACGTCTTCAGCTGCAAATGCAGCTGGACGAGATGGATCTTGATGTGAAAGAAACTCGCCGTATCCACCGTGGCATCGTACAAGCCCTAAAAGATGAAGAGGTAAAGCTTAACAGGATTGATGTGGAGCTAGATACACGCCTTTCGAACTTGAGGGAAGAGTATATGATGTCATTTGAGGGTGCGAAAGAGGAATATCCTTTAACATTGGATTTAGAGGACGCTCGCAAAAAAGTTAAGCTGATAAAGCTGGCAATGGAAGAGCTTGGAACAGTCAATCTTGGAGCCATTGAGGAATACGAAAGGATATCGGAAAGATATGACTTCCTTCTTGAGCAAAAGACAGATCTGGAGGAAGCGAAAGATACTCTTTACCTCGTAATTGACGAAATGGATGACGAAATGAAAAAACGGTTCCAGCAAACATTCGAGGGGATTCAGTCCCATTTCGAAGGGGTGTTTCAGCGGCTGTTTGGCGGCGGGCACGCAGCACTGCGCTTAACTAATCCAGATGATTTACTAAACACAGGTGTCGATATTGTAGCACAGCCACCAGGGAAAAAACTGCAAAACTTAAGCTTGTTATCAGGTGGAGAACGTGCCTTGACTGCCATTGCATTGCTGTTTGCAATCTTAAAGGTGCGGCCAGTTCCTTTCTGTATTCTTGATGAAGTAGAGGCAGCACTTGATGAAGCGAATGTTTACAGATTCAGCTCCTATTTAAAAGCATATAGCGATGAGACGCAATTCATTGTCATTACCCATCGTAAAGGGACGATGGAAGAGGCTGATGTGCTGTACGGCGTAACTATGCAAGAATCTGGTGTATCCAGACTTGTTTCTGTTCGGTTAAGTGAAACAAGTGAGCTTGTTGCAACATAA